Proteins from one Cryptomeria japonica chromosome 4, Sugi_1.0, whole genome shotgun sequence genomic window:
- the LOC131056816 gene encoding uncharacterized protein LOC131056816 has product MAKWSPPPCPSFKLQFDGASKGNPRKSGIGVIIFDHSSNIVMAVGKYIGYGTNNMAEFQGLSFGLDLAHSLNIKYIVIEEDSMLVCRAVVAKKCVSWRMQYLLEHILLQLNGFSTFSISHCFREINVFADFLASKVISDGVDRIELTSSDFPISCTKILS; this is encoded by the coding sequence ATGGCTAAATGGAGCCCTCCCCCTTGTCCAtccttcaaactccaatttgatggggcctctaagggcaaTCCGAGAAAGTCTGGGATCGGGGTAATCATCTTTGACCATTCTTCAAATATCGTCATGGCTGTTGGCAAATACATTGGTTATGGCACTAACAACATGGCTGAATTTCAGGGTCTATCTTTTGGACTTGATCTGGCCCATTCTCTAAATATCaagtatattgttattgaagaggATTCAATGCTTGTCTGTCGGGCGGTTGTTGCCAAAAAATGCGTCTCTTGGCGTATGCAGTATCTTCTGGAACATATTCTTCTTCAACTGAATGGCTTCTCCACTTTCTCAATCTCTCATTGTTTTAGAGAAATTAATGTGTTTGCGGATTTTCTTGCTAGTAAGGTTATTAGTGACGGTGTAGACCGCATAGAACTTACATCCTCGGATTTTCCTATCTCATGTACGAAAATTCTATCTTAA
- the LOC131056817 gene encoding F-box/LRR-repeat protein At1g55660-like has product MARKRIRLRLDDLPDSLLTIILSKIPFKQAVCCSVLSKRWKSLWTVLPSLKFSSGDFSPSLCSRAVDDIFKLHSGLLERFEFSILSFCTSNKICEWIRCGALKDVREMNIKESTLHPYEVPISIFLCNSLRFLVLSNFLLTNIPDSFAGFSGLATLNMYNVEVKDKTIERMLHLCPVLEILILYDCNGLERLKIYSDNLISLNLSSKIDGLKTNCPRLENLIIVKHRMRIMVEMEFYLTACLSLCTDVSLERFTTLKSLRNITLLNFISKLDVNILREFPDLEQMCINSGDCSQLDYNDWQFKNLFPEISATFSLENLRRVHLNMTLFYDPVPLLTCLLPHAPAMKTLLVSRKKGFDGINALQFLNGLLKFQREYTEIEIVLSRNYLKKETCLNCAL; this is encoded by the exons ATGGCTCGTAAAAGAATTCGATTGCGTCTAGATGATCTCCCAGATAGTTTGCTGACGATCATTCTGAGTAAAATTCCTTTTAAGCAAGCAGTGTGTTGTTCTGTCCTTTCTAAAAGATGGAAATCCCTTTGGACTGTCTTGCCCAGTCTAAAATTTTCATCAGGAGATTTCTCTCCTTCCTTATGTAGCCGTGctgttgatgatatttttaagcTTCATTCTGGTCTCCTTGAACGTTTTGAATTTAGCATTTTGTCCTTCTGTACAAGTAACAAGATTTGTGAGTGGATTCGTTGTGGTGCTCTGAAAGATGTGAGAGAGATGAATATTAAAGAGAGCACCTTACATCCCTATGAGGTTCCCATCTCCATTTTCTTATGCAACAGCCTCAGATTTTTGGTTCTCAGTAATTTTCTTCTCACAAATATACCCGACTCTTTTGCTGGCTTCTCTGGTTTGGCAACACTCAATATGTATAATGTGGAGGTTAAGGACAAGACCATTGAACGGATGTTGCATTTATGTCCAGTTTTAGAAATTTTAATCCTCTATGATTGCAATGGACTCGAGAGATTAAAGATATATTCAGACAATCTTATTTCTCTCAATCTATCCTCTAAAATTGATGGATTAAAGACAAATTGTCCACGGTTGGAGAACCTTATTATAGTAAAACACAGAATGAGAATTATGGTTGAGATGGAATTTTACTTGACAGCATGTTTAAGTCTATGCACGGACGTTTCACTTGAAAGGTTCACAACTCTAAAGTCACTGAGAAATATTACCTTGTTAAACTTCATTTCTAAGCTTGATGTAAATATTCTAAGGGAATTTCCTGATTTAGAACAAATGTGCATAAACAGCGGTGATTGTTCTCAGTTG GATTACAATGATTGGCAGTTCAAGAACTTATTCCCGGAAATCTCAGCAACTTTTTCACTGGAAAATCTAAGGAGGGTTCATCTGAATATGACCTTATTCTATGACCCTGTACCTCTACTTACCTGTCTTCTTCCACATGCTCCTGCCATGAAAACTTTATTAGTTTCCCGGAAGAAAGGATTCGATGGCATTAACGCTCTGCAATTTCTCAACGGATTGTTGAAATTTCAACGAGAATATACAGAAATTGAAATCGTCTTGTCACGGAATTATTTAAAGAAAGAGACATGTCTCAACTGTGCTCTCTAG